TATTTGTCCATACATTCCAATGGTTACATACGTATTGTGTCTTTGGGAATGATACAAATCACTACATATTgcacttttcagaaaaaaagatgtatttataaattatttttaaaaaaagaaagaaagaagagtaTAAGAGATCTAGGGTGTTTTCTGATGAATATGGCTGCCATAGAAAGATAAAGTTCTTTTTCTCAGCAGTTTAGTAGCAAACACACTTTCACTTTGGGATTAATTTCACTGATTGATGTCTGTAATAACTTTTTGAAACATTTCCAACATTTCCATCATTATAATGGTGCCTTTAATAAGCATATGAGATTGCACTCTTCTTGTGCTATTCtgtctgattttcttttctttctcctacTAAGGCAGTATGGAGATGAATCCATACCGAATATGTTGTTGCGAGACTACTCCAAAGCATTCATCTTCTCGCAATTGAGCAAGTGGATTTGTGCGCTAGGCGACAAAATACAATGAGTTTAAGAAAATTGTAAGCTGAATTTTGTACATATAGGAAATGAAATCAGATTTTAAACACCTGTGAAGCTTTAAGATTAATAactcacaaaaataaaatgttaaatatttcaaattcatctgcaaaattaagtttttttttttttttttttaaatattagcttCAAACTAAAGTAGAGTATGCTGTATCACTTTAGCTTCCAAAAACTAACATTGATATGTACCATAAATACCAAAATGTCATAGAGCATATTGGATATCATAGACAAAGATGCCTCTGTATCAGTTTCAGATATATAGTTTGCTACTGATTAGAGacacagaattgtgcaaaaaaagcaGTGCATACTTCCATCACTCACCCCCCAAATGTGAGGTCCACATTGAAAGTCCCTAGAACTCTCACAttaatacagacagaaagatgtattatttatttctgttataatTCCATAAATATCtaattaattacaaatataGTATGCTccatcaaaatgaaaatatataaatttatatttacaactaAGTATTATTGGGAGAAAAAACAAGCCAGCCCCACAAGCAGTAACTCCAACACATAGTAAAGTGCATTCAAATATGGACCACATTCTTATACAGTAATGCATATGCCCACACTGGCAGAAATGTGGTTACTTCAGCAGAGAAATAGGTCCCACCACTTAGGAAAGtatttggaattatggaatttcAATGCTTCCTAAAATACAGCTTCGCCTGTGGATTCCATATGTTCTTTTGCAATCCACTACTGATTACGGATTTTCAAGAGGGGGCTATAAATGCCCTGATTGCTTTTGGCCTTGTAGTATAAATGTGTGTGGGACAATTTGCCATTCAACAGCAATGACTTAATCTTGGTCTGTCCTTGAGAAATGCACCTGTGCATTATTGCTTTTTTAACTACgatatacagtgaggggaaataaagtattcagacacttttgtttttcttatttaatatactttcagtgcatatatccagttcaaatgtacacacactttgtacttataaatatgaacaaaaaagtatgtattcatatgcataaacaaagatatgtttaaaaatgaaatttacagtGGGAAAAAAGTATTCTGacactgttattaaaaatatacatatgtaaaagttacattaaaataaatcaagttctaAATATAAATGCTGCTGCTGCAAAAAAGTTCTCATGCAAATTGTACTGGGTGTCATTATAAAAAACTTTGGCATTGATCAGGAAGATTTCACACAAGAAatagcaatcatggtgaaggagcttcctaaagggACAACACCccttaaatggaaaaaaactaTAGAGCCATAGCAAAAATCTTAAACATCCCTGTAGGTACAGCTGGTTCAATAGTATGCAGGTCAAAAGTTCATGAAACCACAACTAATCATCCCCGGATAGGTGTGCCACACAAGCTTTCACAACCCGCTCTCacactaatgataaggaaggtacGAGAGAAGCCAGTAGTCAGTTGAAATGatttgcaggatgacctgaaagcagcagaaacaacagttacacagggAACAAGAAGCAATGAACGGCACCGCAATCATCTCCGTTCCTACACCCTGCTtaaaactcctctgctaaaagaagcacagagatgtgcATCTAAGCATGTAGACAGatcagaactcttttggaacaaaagacaaaaaaagagctCTTTGGCACTAATTCAGCTTATCGTTTTTGGACAAAGAAGGGTTGCGtgtatgatcccaagaacaccatagCCACAGTGAAGTACAAAGGAGAGAATCATAATAtagggctgcttctctgcataCGGTCCATGTCATTGAAAGAAATCTCActggccaagaaactgaatttGGAGAGAAGATGGACTTTTCAACAAGGCAACAACCACGAACTTACAATAAAAATGACTGTTCTAAAAAAAGAAGGTGAAGGTgcttgcatggcctagccaaGACTTTATTTATGGAGGATTATGAAATTGCAAATCCATAAGTGGGACCCTCATAAACTTGGAGATTTGAAGATGATTTGCCAACAGGAATGGGCCAAAAGTACTAATGATACTAATTTGTGATATCTGAATACCCTTTTGTCTATCAATTTTGTTGACCAATTTTGTTGAGTATATGGCcataagtatgtggacacccctcctaattattgagttcaggtgtttcaaCCACACCCATTGCTAACACGTGCATGAAATCAAGCACAGAGCCATGCAAGCTCCATAGACAAACATTGGCAGTAGAATGGGTCATACTGAAGAGCGCAGTTACTTTAAATGTGCCACTGTTATAGGGTGCCACATTTGCCTCaagtttgtgaaatttctgcTCTGCTAGATCTGTCCCGGTCAACTgtaagtgctattattgtgaaataatATTGTGGAAGTGCCTaggagtggtgtaaagcacactGGCACTGGAGTCTGGAGGAGTGGAAACATGTTCTccggagtgatgaatcatgcttcactatctggcagtctgatggacCTACCGGAATGCATAGTGCCATCAGTAATGTTTGGTAGAGGAAGGATAATGATCTGGGGAACATTTTAAgggtttgggctccttagttccgGTGAAGGGTAAAGttaagcatacaaagacattttcgACACTTTAGTATGCttcaaatttgtggcaacagtttggggaaattgacctcaaccccactggacacctttgggatgaactgggacCTTGACTGTGAGCCAGGTCTTCTCGTCCAATCAGTGCCGGATCTCACAAATTCTCTTTTGactgaatgggcaaaaattccaaCAGACAAACTCCATAATTTTGTAGAAAGGTTTCCCAGAAGTGTGGACAGAGTTATAGCAGCAAAGCGgaggccaactccatattaatgcccatggattcggaatgggatgtccaacaagctcatataggtgtgatggtgaTGTAGTATATCTTAGCATATgcttataaatacatattttttcatacaaaatcaaaagacattttgtgtgtaaatttgaaatgGATATATGTACTGGAAGAatactgaaacaaaaacaaaagtgtataCTTTCCCCTCAATGTATACCCTAAATTAGCAATGGCACTCTATAAAGGCAGTAAAGAGTCAATAGATATCAGTGCAAATATTGTCAAGCATCCTATGGAATTATTTTACCTGCACAAGTTGAGGCACaatagtttatatattatatagtttttttaatttgtggtGGTGTTGTACTTAAATTCCAAGCCTAAGGAAAAAGGAAATCTGAGCTCTCTTTAATGAGAGAAGATCCATGAACTAGCCAGATGAATTTGCACATGCAGCTCTGCAAGAGAGCAAAACAAATTGTTAGTTTGccaagagagagacacacacacacacagagagagagagagagagagagagagaatctatAATTCACAGTACAAGATAAGGAGTGCCCAGTGTTTCAGAACCAGAACCCTTGTCTCTATGCTTTCCATGAACTACACTGGTTAGtaagctgtctgtctgttcagaTCTGGTGCTCTGCCATATGTGTTCCAAATTAGCCACTTCTTTGCGAATTCACCAGTCTCTGAACACAGGGTTGCTGCGAGACAGGACATCCATTGCCTGATTGCCTCTGCCCATTTAGAGTGCTTGCCTGACTTCCTGAACATCACTGGCAATCTTGTGCCCCCTTGGTGGTTGATGACACCACCCTAGTATTATCTGTCCACACTAATATGCATGAGCCACTTAAGGGCTCCTGGAAATGGCACTAGCCACACAGCTCAATAGCCACACGCATTGATATGCTGATATCAAACCTTGTTCTCCTCTTCCCTTCCCTTTCAGTTTTTTCTATATGCCATACTCAAGACTGCTCTGACTTCCATCAAGATGCTCTTCTTGTGATTGCTTATTAGCCATAAAGCTTCTACATGTAATATCAGGAGCTCTGTCTTGTTACTTGCTGCTCCAGACTGTCTGCATCGCAGGCAATATAGATAAGGAGGTACATGTACCCTAAATGAACACCTTGGGTGCTAGAGTGGAGGGCAGGACTCTGAATGCGTATGATTGAAGCAGAGAAATTGTCTGTCTTCCATAGCAATTTTGTTTACTGCACATTTGATATGCTTTGGTATGCAGCATACATTTGGTATGCTCAGTGAATGTGTATGTATCACATTTGGTATGCTCAGGATATGGAAAGCCAGTTTAAGAAGACATTTAGGTCTCATAAATATAGAAATGGGATAGATGTTGACCACTGTGTTTGGTGGTGGTTGACAGTGAAACTGTAAACAATACCCTGTGGACACTGTGCTCAGTAGCCACTGATCTGTTGTTATAGAGTGCCAGTGATTTAATTGAAGAGGGGTAAACCATCCCACCATTGACCACATATTTTCAAACCTCCAGCACTTCTGGTGAATCATGCTTCGGAGGTTTGGTCAGTCTGTGTCTTAAACACACCTTTGTGTTTTGGTGCACTGTTGCTATACTAAAGTGTATCCTGCATAACTCCGTCCATCCACATTTGTGGTCTTTGAAAACCACTTCTTGGGAAATAAGGTAACCTTAGTAATGACTTATTTAGAAATAAGGTAACCTTAGTAATGACTTATTTAGAAATAAGGTAACCTTAGTAATTATCTATTTGGATTTGCCCACAATGCTTCGACCTATAGTACTACTGTCAAGGCCACCGGTCTCTATTCTGGTGACATTGATTTCATCCCTGTAGTTTCTGCATCTGCCATTGCAGACATTATTCCCTGTACTCTATAACACAAAAGATTATGCAAAAAAGTTTATGAAAATGGTACTTTGGAATAATCCAGCCACTGGCTTGGGCTCATGTACCATAAAATTGGTCAGAAAAACTCCAGAAGGAAACCGCCCTGGCAGACTGGAATGTAAGGAATTAGAACTGCGCAAAATAGACATTTTGAATTCTAAGTCACAGGGAATATCatgaaaaaaactttatttactCCAGTAATTCCAGCCCCATGTCACTGTGGTTATTTTATTCCCTAGATAAAAATGATTGCCTTACATTTTGCAGATTCCTCCCTTCCCAAAATCAGAGCAGCTTTTTTTAACTCAGTGTTGCAACATATTTAAACAATGCTGTCAGGTAGAATTAAAGCTATCAAAATGGATTGAATAGCAGGTGATACCTGATGGTCCGAGAAGAGGAACTTGTGCCAGATGCAGTGTCAGGATCTTACTGTTCCTCACAGCCATTAGCATTGCACACTTCACCCTCCTGACACTGGAACATGTACTGAGACATAGCAGCAGGGACAAGGATGTTGGCCAACTCCTACACATacaatacacagatacacaagaGGGTACAACTGACTAGCTGAATTCAATaggaacagattttaaaattgaTAGTATAGCCTTCAGTGGTGAAGGCTAATGTCTTTAAGATAATCTAAAGCAGAGTAATTCACTCACTGATTTGAGATTTGGGTCCATCTCTGTGAAGTTCCACTCATTCATGGGCATACTAAAAGTAAATGTCTTTAAGAGAGCAAAGACAGTTCATGATTATGAAATTTATTTAGATGCCATagtaaaaagtaattatttaattaagtacattataattttaatgtaCCAAACAGAAACTAAGATTGCAATAgcaattaaacattttcaagaatgaaaaagcacaaaagcaGTCAGACTACAATGTGGCAAAAGGTAGACGGCAGCCAGTCAGGACACAGAAAGAATAAGAGCATGAGCAAGGCCGTTTCTAGTGATGAGCAAGTAATTTAGGgccatacagtcccctccgaaagtattggaacagcaaggccaattattatttttattattattattattattattatttatttatttttttttgctatacaatgaagacatttgggtttgagataaaagatgaatatgagatgatagatcagaatttcagctttcatttcctgatatttacatctagatatgttcaacaacttagaacatgccacattttgtttgaacccacacatctttcaagtgatcaaaaatatagGGACATGTGACTGAccagtgtttcttgttgcccaggtgtgccctcttatattaattatttaaaaaaattaatagctctaaatgtctactcttggtttgagccctggttttctcctgtgaagactgcatttgttgttcaaaaaggataaaccaacatgaagaccagagagctgtctatgggagaaaagcaagccatcttgaagctgagaaaagagggacaaTCGATcaaagcattgggcatagcctaTACATCAATTTGGATtgtgctgaaaaagaaagaagtcactggtgtactaacatccagacattgaacaggtcagccaaggaaaataacagcagttgatgacagaaacattgtgagtgctgtgaagaaaaaccccaaaacaacattCAGTGACATCAATAAGCTCCATAGGGCAGGGATGAAGGTATCACAAGCCATTTGaggaagactttgagagcagaaatatagagtccatacctcaagatgcaaaccactcatcagcagtaagactCAGAAGGCCAGAtaggaatttgcaaagaaatacagagatgatggaaaggccaaagtgtagagaaagaaaggatctaaAATGATCTACACATGATCTAAAATATACTAGCTCACTGGTCAAGcgtggtggaggtagtgtcatggcttgggttTGCACAGAAGATTCTGCTTCtagctcactaatctttattgattgataactcatgatggtagcagcagaattaattcagaagtctacagaaacattctgtctgccaatttatagagaaatgcatccaatcttactgggaggaacttcatcatgtagcaagacaataacccaaaacacactgccaacacagcaaaggacttcatcatggaggaaaaagtggaagcttttagactggccaagtcaatcaccagatcctaacccaattgagcatgcatttcaactcctgaagaggagactgaagggagaaacccctcaaaacaaacaacaacaacaacaaaaaactgtgGTACAAGCCGGGAAAAGCATCgcaaaagaagaatgtaacggtgtggtgatgtcagtgggtcaccaggttgatgcagttattgcaagcaagggatatgcaactaaatattaagtgttatttactttaatttactttaagactatctgtacTTATACATTTGCTCACCTacaaattgggtggtctgccccCAAAGCTGCCATGTTCTAAGCTCTAAGttaacatatctagatgtaaatatcaggaaatgaaagctgaaattctgctctattgtctcattcatcttttgatctcaaacccaaatgtcctcagtgtatagcaaaaactgGTTGAAtatagaattggccttgctgcaTATGTGTGTTCAGAAATATCGCTGAGTGTGATAGACAACAACAGTGAAAGCTTTTTTCACGCTTTGGTGAATGACTAACAGGAGGTGTTTATgtgtttctttgtatttttatatttcaaactTGGTTATATCAGGTATTTTGGCTTGCATTCTCACACTTTTAACTCATACCTAGCGTTTTTCACAGGctgaagaaaaaatacacagatcTTATCTAAAATAAACAGAGCAGAGCACACTTGTCTGCATTCTAGGGACCAGAAGTTAACCAGTTAACATTAGTGAATAGCTAGCATCATATACTTAATAACACTGTTCACAAGAAAACTTACATACTGGTATGATCAGTCAGTTCACAGGGCATTTAACACAgttataattaaaatactaGACCTGAAttcataggttttttttttctttttttttttttttttttaccaaagaAGAAACATGTAATGAGCCTGGCATGCTTTGGGTAGTGTTAACAGTTaagaaattcaaataaataaataaataaataaatatttttttgtaattttatttaaaaagtatttatgtGGTTATATGTTGTACCTACATCCACATTGGCAGAGCTGGACTCCATACTCTGCTGGTGGCTTCTCAGGAGCAGCTGTAGCTCCTCAAAGCTCATGTCCACATTTTCAACAGCTTCAGAAGTTTCTGGCCtaacacacatacgcacaatattagatcatatttaaaaatataaaattattcaaatcAAACATATCCATCCACCACACTAACCTGTCCATGGTCCTCTTGGCCCTCCTCTCTCCAGAGCCTGATCCTCGGCCCTCTAGGACGGATTGTACCATGGCCAAGGGGAGAATGGGGGGTTCAGTACACACACCACAAGAAACGTCCTCACTCCACCTGTGCACACCTGGACTCACTGGCTCTTCCTTAATAATCATTGGACATCTTTCCCTATATGAACAGGCCATATTGCAATGTATAATAGtgcattctttatttaatacaaaatgaGAACATCGAATTTGTTCACGGTTGAATTCCATctcataagattttttttatttcaaaaagagCATACCTTGCTTCCTCCATTTGAATAGCCATCGCACTAGGCTGTGACATGTCAGTAACATCGGAGATGATTGGCCCTACTGTCATTGTGTTGCTAGTGGAACAAGAGGCAGCCTCTGTGGATGGCtgacagtaagaaaaaaaaaaggaaggagatGCCTTTAGGAGAAATATCACTTACTGACTTATTATATGTGACAAATTATCTTTTAATCTGTCATCCCATGGTGACAGGATTTTGCAATATGTACTATGTCTAAATTAtactttaaaaatactataGTTATAGTGATCTTAGATTTCCAATCTGTCTGTTTTCAAGAAATACATCCATTTCACCACAGCCACTATTGGAACCATTAGGAAAATTAGCATTGACAAtgaccaaataaaaaaatgaagtgagTGACATTTCAAGCATAAACATATAGGGACACATATGTCTATTATTATCTGAAgtgaatatatttttcaaatgaatatttcaaatatttttacaaaacacTTTCAGAATTCTTGGTCAAcatcttcctgtaatgtctaaaaTGATGAAGAACACTTGGAGAACACTTGGAGAACACTTGGACATTTCTTCATGTCTCAAGATTttattcttaggtttgtgcatgtggactcTAAAGTCATGGCAAAAGAGGGACATGTGATGACGTTCAGGCATTGTATTGCTGTTAGTGCTTCTTTTCTGCAACGCTTCCAAAAAGCTTGCTGTTTAGAAACTTTAAAACCCAATATTACACTGTGGATTTTTGAAACTGTGTCTTCTTtgcaaatttcatttttaattattatggcCCTTATTGTGCCACaatgatattttaattatttatttacttttttaaatttctcatATTTTTAGACTCTAGCTACACATCATCATTCAAAGTATGATTTTCAACAAATCCTTTGAATACTCTCTATTGCTCATACTTGTATTCTATATTACCGATTGAATGTAGAAGGCCTCTTGTATGGACTCCATGGATTGGCTGTGACTGAGTTTGGAGGTAGGAGGAGTGGTGGAGCCATCATCTAACATCAGGGGCCTGAGGAATAGGATGGAAGTCAGGAacaacacacaaaatacaaaccTGCGATTCAAGCGATCTTATTATAGGCTATAAAATGTATTCAGAGATTTCTCTTCCTTGGCATGTTCAGGTTAAAGTGTTTCTTAAATGTTACTTTTATGTCAGTGTGAATTTACTTGTATATGCTGAACAAAAGTTGTATTATTGTGCAGTATATTACTAGACCTTGTCCTCCCTCTCACCTGATTCACTTTCACAGGTCACCCTAGCTGACAGTGCACTTCTTCATAGAGGGTAGAGGGTCATGCGCTGTGGTTCAGtgggttggtgtgtgtgtgtgtgtgccatagAGCACAGTAGATCTGATTCAGCATTCAGCTCCATTCAGGGCAGCCGAACCAGTGAATTGTGTCACCTGACCAAATCCAGCTGAGTTGGCCATTCGCACAGCTGTGTTTATTAGGACTGTATATGTTGATTTACGATTTTCTTGTTGCCTTTCTGTGAATATGTGTGGGTGCGATAATCCAAGCACAGCTGCCTCATCCTAGCGTGGGTAGGTATCAGTCTGAAGTGATTATGTGTACTCACAATTTTCTCTTCATTCCGACCGTGTTGGGGGGGCTCGCCTGCATCTGGCTGAACAGGAACTGAATCAGCTAATAACAAAGCCAGAGAGTGATTCAGCATTACTGAACGGCATGAAACACCAAAGCATCTACATGCTTCAtatgtgctgttttattttttatttttttaccttgtTCATAACTTtctgctggtgtgtgtggttctgtctCAGTGACACCACTTCCCTCCACAATACTTCGTTCTGCCTACACAAATAGACAGATATCATGTTAAttcttaaataaattcatttttatcacAGCTTTATCACAGTCTATTGTCACTGCTGACACACAAGCCCATTGATCTACCTGAGGGTCCAGTACATGATCAATGCACACAACCTTCACTGCAACCCACTAAAAGGTCAGGAGAGTTCTATTCAAACAGCATGCACAAAGCACAGGCTCAATGAATAGAGACCAAAAGTAGGTGAAGAATGAGAGTGAATGTAGGTAAAGGGTCAAATCCTTTTGGGTGAGAATGCTTTCTGTTTGTTATTATAGAGGGGAGCACAAACACTAACTCATTTCATTGATATAAGCCTTCATACCCATATGTAATCTTTCATATGTTAAATTAATTACTAATAAATTGATCACATTTGTTAAAAATTGTCACATTAGATAAAGAATGAAGGTCCCAAGATACAactatacaaaaaataatagcattcattcattcattcatttattcattcatttccttccacttttcctGCGGGGGTCGCAGTATCAGCAGACTGAGAAGGTAAGCGCAGACTTCTATATCTTTGGCCACACATTCTAGCTCCTCCTGGGGGATCCACAGGGTTTCCAGTCCAACCGTCAGATATAATCCCTCCAGAGGGTCCTGGGTCTGCCCCAGGGGCTCAGTCCATTGGAATGTTTCAGGAGCCAGAACCACATCCTTGTAAGGTACCCGAACCACCTCATCTGGCTCCTCGCAATTCAGAGGAACAGCAGCactactctgaggctgttctagATTGCTGAGCTCCTCACCCTATCACAGAGAGTAGGCACAGCAAGCAGGCAGAGGAACCTAATTTCTGCCGCCTGTACTCGCGACCTTATTCTTTCAGTCACTACCCACAGCTCATGACCATAGGTCAGGACAGGGATGTAGATTAACCAGTAAACAGAGAGCTACGTCTAAAATCTGAGTTCCTGCTTCACCACCACAGACCGCATAATAATAAGATGATAGAAAATTCTAATCACATACAACATAAATGTCAAAAAATTGGACTCTCACTGTTTCATATCTTGCATCTGGCACTCCATGTTCTCTTGTTGGCTGCGAAGCACCTGTACTTCATACAGGAGCTTGCTTAGGTCCTCCTGCCTGAATTTAGTCTCTTCACTTTTTACTATAGACACCTGATAgagaacacatacacaaagaatCAGTTTGAAGAATCAGGATGTCATGCATGCCAATAATACCACTGTGACTATGTGTAAGAATAAATGGCGTATGTGTATAGCCGTGCATTAGTCATACCTTGCGCTTGATGTGTTCTAGAAGATGCTCATGGCCTTGGAGGAAGTACAGGTGCTGAAACTCTGTATCATCTCTCTCTGGCTTCACCAGCCCACTCTGTTCAATATTCACCACCTTCCTGAAGCCATCTGAAACAATATCATatgatacatacacacatatggaTGTGCATGATACATACATGTAACTTAATCCATATGAGAaatgatttgtttaattatagGTTTGAGTAACATCTATGGTACAGCTTGTGTAGCCAAAAAAGCtactacagagagaaaaaatactGGGTTATAGTTTTATTATAACTACACTGAGGTGATGCTATGAAAATTATTACGCTAATTATTACAGTCCAATTACTGGTACAATACTTTGCTTAATATCAGAAGCTGCTGTTTAACATTCATATCAGGAATTATAGAAAATT
The genomic region above belongs to Pangasianodon hypophthalmus isolate fPanHyp1 chromosome 6, fPanHyp1.pri, whole genome shotgun sequence and contains:
- the hsf4 gene encoding heat shock factor protein 4; the protein is MQESPGSIGVDGGYANNVPAFLTKLWTLVEDPETNHLICWSTTGTSFHVFDQGRFAKEVLPKYFKHNNMASFVRQLNMYGFRKVVNIEQSGLVKPERDDTEFQHLYFLQGHEHLLEHIKRKVSIVKSEETKFRQEDLSKLLYEVQVLRSQQENMECQMQDMKQQNEVLWREVVSLRQNHTHQQKVMNKLIQFLFSQMQASPPNTVGMKRKLPLMLDDGSTTPPTSKLSHSQSMESIQEAFYIQSPSTEAASCSTSNTMTVGPIISDVTDMSQPSAMAIQMEEARERCPMIIKEEPVSPGVHRWSEDVSCGVCTEPPILPLAMVQSVLEGRGSGSGERRAKRTMDRPETSEAVENVDMSFEELQLLLRSHQQSMESSSANVDTFTFSMPMNEWNFTEMDPNLKSELANILVPAAMSQYMFQCQEGEVCNANGCEEQ